From Ammoniphilus oxalaticus, one genomic window encodes:
- a CDS encoding DNA gyrase/topoisomerase IV subunit B: MKEKLYSDDDIRVLKGLTAVRVRPGMYIGSTGTRGLHHLVWEIIDNSKDEVLAGYADQIDVTIHRDNSVSVEDNGRGIPTGINRDEGIPTPTVVFTVLHAGGKFGGGEGYRKSGGLHGVGASVVNALSEWLEVEIHREGKVYKQRFEYIEEANGEMKVGHPVTDLVESGSTRKTGTIVRFKPDPLVFTETEYEYETLQARLKDNAYLLKGVTINLRDERVTPHRIDTFKFEEGIRAFIASLNEGKSTHHEIVYFDGERDGMEIELAFQYNDSATENLLSYVNTIPTIDEGTHVLGLRSAMTKVLNDYARKNNFLRKNDKNLSGTDYREGFMAVLSLRIDDPQFESQTKDKLGSEEARSAVDGFISDRMGFFLEENPETAKMIIDRAIESRKIKEEIRKATEALRNPGKRKRRGRRSISDKFTPPAKRDPSRNELFIVEGDSAGGSAINGRDRNFQAVLSLRGKPLNVEKRKIYEVIGPKGNEEINTIVEVIETGIGDDFEADKCSFDKIIIMTDADYDGAHIQILLLTLFYRYFPELVKRGKVFIAQPPLYKVYKQEKKQQRGSYCWSDEDRDEALEKLGRGAEIQRYKGLGEMNAEQLWDTTMNPATRRLIQVDIEDAAEAERIVTVLMGDRVPPRREWIQQNVKFVVEEE; the protein is encoded by the coding sequence ATGAAGGAGAAGCTATATAGTGATGATGATATTCGGGTCCTAAAAGGCTTAACGGCTGTTCGGGTTCGTCCGGGGATGTATATCGGTTCGACTGGGACGAGAGGGCTGCATCATTTAGTTTGGGAGATTATCGACAACTCTAAGGACGAAGTATTGGCGGGGTATGCGGACCAAATCGATGTCACCATACATAGAGATAATAGCGTTTCAGTGGAGGACAACGGACGCGGGATTCCAACAGGGATCAATCGAGATGAAGGAATTCCTACGCCGACCGTCGTGTTCACGGTGTTGCACGCGGGCGGAAAGTTTGGCGGCGGTGAAGGGTATCGGAAGTCAGGTGGATTGCATGGCGTCGGGGCGAGTGTCGTTAACGCCTTATCAGAATGGCTGGAAGTAGAGATCCACCGCGAAGGGAAAGTATATAAACAACGCTTTGAATATATCGAGGAAGCCAACGGTGAGATGAAAGTCGGACATCCTGTGACCGATCTCGTTGAATCAGGCTCCACGCGCAAAACGGGCACGATCGTTCGGTTCAAACCAGATCCGCTCGTGTTCACCGAAACGGAATACGAGTATGAAACGTTGCAAGCGCGTCTGAAGGATAATGCTTACTTGCTCAAAGGGGTTACGATTAACCTCAGGGACGAGCGGGTAACCCCGCATCGGATCGACACGTTTAAATTTGAAGAAGGTATTCGAGCGTTTATCGCTTCTTTAAATGAAGGCAAGTCAACACATCATGAAATCGTTTACTTTGACGGTGAACGCGACGGGATGGAAATTGAATTGGCCTTTCAATACAACGATTCCGCGACAGAAAATTTACTGTCTTATGTGAACACGATTCCAACAATCGATGAGGGCACCCATGTGTTAGGGCTACGCAGCGCGATGACGAAAGTGTTAAACGACTACGCTCGTAAGAACAACTTTTTGCGAAAAAACGATAAAAACTTATCAGGGACCGATTACCGCGAAGGATTTATGGCTGTATTAAGTTTGCGGATTGACGATCCTCAATTTGAGAGTCAGACGAAAGATAAGCTAGGAAGTGAAGAAGCGCGTTCCGCTGTTGACGGGTTTATTAGCGATCGAATGGGTTTTTTCTTGGAAGAGAACCCAGAGACAGCGAAAATGATCATTGATCGAGCGATTGAATCACGTAAAATCAAAGAGGAAATTCGCAAGGCGACGGAAGCGCTGAGGAACCCAGGTAAACGCAAGCGCCGAGGCAGACGCAGTATCAGCGATAAATTTACGCCGCCCGCTAAACGGGATCCAAGCCGCAATGAATTGTTCATCGTGGAAGGGGACAGCGCCGGGGGTTCAGCGATCAATGGACGCGATCGAAACTTTCAAGCGGTGCTAAGCTTACGCGGAAAACCACTTAATGTGGAAAAACGTAAAATTTACGAAGTGATTGGACCGAAAGGCAACGAGGAGATCAATACGATTGTGGAAGTGATCGAAACGGGGATCGGTGATGACTTTGAAGCGGACAAATGTTCGTTTGACAAGATTATCATTATGACGGACGCCGATTACGATGGAGCCCACATTCAAATTTTACTGTTGACCTTGTTTTATCGTTATTTTCCGGAACTTGTGAAACGAGGGAAAGTGTTTATCGCCCAACCGCCGCTTTATAAAGTGTATAAACAAGAAAAGAAACAGCAACGGGGGAGCTATTGTTGGTCTGATGAAGATCGCGACGAAGCGCTTGAAAAGCTTGGTCGAGGGGCTGAGATTCAGCGATATAAGGGGTTAGGCGAAATGAACGCCGAGCAGCTGTGGGACACAACGATGAATCCGGCGACGCGCCGACTGATTCAAGTCGATATTGAAGATGCGGCTGAAGCGGAACGGATCGTCACGGTGTTAATGGGTGATCGCGTGCCGCCTCGCAGAGAATGGATCCAGCAAAATGTGAAGTTCGTTGTTGAGGAGGAATAG
- a CDS encoding S1 RNA-binding domain-containing protein, whose translation MSTIEVGNIIEGTVVGVQPFGAFVSIGDSKQGLVHISQISSSYVEDIHQVIKVSDKVKVRVTEIKADGKISLTMRIDEEPRARSGNRTPNRRRDDRGPGGGQRQAQNQKDDFESLMRRWMKNSEDRMGDLGKRERRK comes from the coding sequence TTGAGTACGATTGAAGTAGGAAACATTATCGAAGGTACAGTTGTAGGAGTGCAACCATTTGGTGCCTTTGTCAGTATTGGTGACAGTAAGCAAGGTCTCGTTCATATTTCACAGATTTCTTCCTCATACGTGGAAGATATTCATCAAGTCATTAAAGTAAGCGATAAAGTAAAGGTAAGAGTAACAGAGATTAAGGCAGACGGTAAGATTTCGTTAACGATGCGTATTGATGAAGAACCTAGAGCGAGATCAGGCAATCGTACACCGAATAGAAGACGCGACGATCGGGGTCCAGGTGGTGGACAACGACAAGCGCAAAATCAAAAGGACGATTTTGAATCGTTAATGAGAAGATGGATGAAAAATAGCGAAGATAGAATGGGCGATTTAGGAAAGCGTGAAAGAAGAAAATAA